GGCAAACACTTCACacgttgttttattttatcgcTGTTATCTAAGACAGAGCAAAACCAAGCAGATGTCATCATTATATTTTCAGCTACCCCCTCAACTTCCCCTACCAGCGATATCAAAAGTCTCCTCTGCTGCCTCCATGTGATGACACAGGCACCGAGGCAGCACCCTGTAGGTGGGAGAATCACATCCTCTagcatcctcctctccatcacAGTGCACACTCCTCCATTGTTGGATTCATTACATGATGCTTTGAATTGCATTTTATAGATAGAGTTTTACATGAAAAGGAagtaaattatacatttaaatatacttCTCATTTCTGAAGTGTTTCACATGAAAAGGAagtaaattatacatttaaatatacttCTCATTTCTGAAAAGtatcaaataaagaaatgtttggtAATGATAGTGAATTCCTGGAGAGAGCATGTTCAACCTCCTTCTCTGGAGATTAGTCACTGGCAGGAGTGTAGGCAGGAGGACAGCATTTTCCCCTCCTCCACACCACACTGATTCTCCTCATTTGCCCTAGGTGTGGATGTcaatgtctatgtgtgtgtatggctcTTTTCAAGGCCAGAGACACACCTGCACAGGCTATAAAGGGAGGCAGATGTCAACTAGAAATACAACCCTTGGGATCAGGAAAGGTGGAAAGGCCAAGCCGAGGTGATGTAATGATcactgaaagaaagaatgagtGACTAAATGTCTGTCTGCATAATGCTTGGcttttccttttcaaataaCAGTCTTGAACCCTCTTGACCTGTATTTCAAACAGCGAGGAAGAATGAGGAAGCACATTGAAGTACACGTTGAACCTGAGGAACAACATCACAATTTGTAAAGAAAGTACTATTAAATAAATGCATCACTGCTGGTTAAACTTCTCAAAAACCTGACAAAAAGTGACCATAAGTGTGGTATGACCCGAGGCACCCATTCTCATTCATGGTAACTTAACAGAATGACTCAAACCATGTCCTAATCAACTAACTGGACTCATAAAATGGACCAAAACACTGTCACCAATCAAATCAGATGTGTAGTAAGGTCCCAGTGGGCGAGAGTGTGAGTGCTGGTGCCAGCTGGGAAAATTATATCACAGCATAAGGGCCCATTCACACTGACTGTACAGCTAACAGATGTCTGCTTTAATGATCTCCCTTGACAACAGTGAGATCATTAACAGCTAAAcccaaaaatacaaatatagtCTTCTGTGGGCTTGACAACAagatgcatgtacagtatgaccaTGATTGAGCCTTAATGGACAACTAAATGAGGATGTGCTCATtttgaaataagaaaatgtatattctgaaataagaaaacatCTCTTATCTCCCTggcatgacagaaaatgttgagGTCAAGAGTAAAGACTGAGAAAGGGGAGAAATCACTGTCCCTATGATTCTCCCCATCACACCATGAAATCTGAGccaattatttattaatcaatGTGTTCCTTCTAGTGAAGCTATTTAGGCACTGATCACAGAAAGGAGACCCCCCCTCCCCAAATATCTTCCCTGCTCTTTCACTCAACAAAAGACTCTCACCGACATCCCCACCCCCAGTCCTCCTCACATGGGTGAACATGTAACACGCTCATAACCAGGCCAACGTGAACAGATGACATGATATCTAGCAGGCAGGAAGGAGCTGCTAGCTAACCAGCATCGTAATCTACAGCCGGTTTCACGGCAGGACACGACAGGCTGAGACCGGCTAAAGGATCCTCGTTTTCTTTCTGGATCAGGGGTGAAAAAGTACAACCAGCAACCTGAAGCCTTGAGTCGCCCTCTGGCTCACTCTTACCCGTTTTTGTTGCCTTCGGACAGCATTATGGCCGGCCTTGAAAGGGAACCCCCtttgataaaaaataacacttaTTCCGGTCAGGCGTGGGTTGAAATCTGGGACGCGAAATTAAAAATCCGGTCGCGGTTGTTTCTACTGCTGATCAGCCGTGCACTGCGTCGGTATCAAGGATGCAATGCATGCATGACGGCCATGTTGGCTAGCGAGACCAGTGTCAAGTCTACCGGAGTGCGGAAAAAACTATGTTCCGGTCAAtgatttccaaaataaaagctcCGCTAGACGGTCAAACGTAGCGCGTTCCGAAATACGagacaacaaaaaatattaatcaaGGAATTACGCTGAATGAAAATACGGTTTCTACTGCCAGCAACAAATGAACATTACACGAAACAGACAACCGGGGAAGGCAATGAGGGGAAGCGGAAAAGGACCCTTTTCtcaagagaaaagcagcagccACGCCGTTTGAGGGGCTGCCGCATTGAATGCCTGACAAGAAATACAACTTGCTATAATTAAGAGcgatgagagagaaaacagtggGGTGTGTTTACAACCGATTCAAGGTTTAACAGATCTCTGAGGCATGCTGTCAGCTGTGTGACCAATGTTTTTAATAGGAACAGACATTTCTTATGCATTTCTACGCTGACAAATGATATATAATGCTAAATCATTTCCACCCTTCAATTTAGTCCAAGCAAAGCCAAGGAacaaagacatactgtatataaagtacaaAGGTTAAGAGAAACTGATATTAGTTCAACACAAGTTAATACAGCTCACAAACATAATGCATATCAGTTTATTCATCTAACTTCAGTGCAGACATGTTCCTTTCTGTTGTGTTAGTAAACACTGCCAGGCATGATTAAACCTAATCTAGTGATTATCACATAACAAAAACCCTGTCCTCATTTAACTTACATTAGCCGATATGCTATGTGAAAAGatggatacatttttatagattttaaGACAGGTTTTAGTGGGAATTGTTTGCTACATGTCTGCTGTTGCATGGTGATTTcttatttaaaatatgcattgcTTTTGCTCTTTCCTCTGACCATTAAGATAAGCAAAGTGTGCAGGAGCATGACCACATAGCTAGAAAATGTAATCATCGTCCTCGATATCCAAAAAATCCAGTAACTTAGTCCATGTTATCTACATATTTCCAAGGTTTAAGTACCGCTTTTAATTTATCAGCTTTCTCTAAGAAGGTTAATCCTGAAATGTGATGTATAATCACAGACATCAAGAAAGGGGACTAGCTGAATtaattgggggaaaaaactgcaaaaacactgaatgaatttgaaacacacaacactgttgtaaaatataaattgtaAAATATTACAGGGAGCCACTAGAGAAATTCATGTGTCACATTACTAAATAGCATACAGTGcataaagcaaaaataagtCAGACTGAGCAAGAAGGTGTTGCATGCAGGGTGCAAATTAATAATGACAGTTCATTTTAGTTGGTGTAACCTTTCAACTccagcaatatatatatatatataacttgaAGACTGAATTTTTATTAAGGttaactgtattttaatgaTGGTTACTGACCTCTTTGAAAGGTATCGTTTCTCTGCCCCTTTACTCAGGTTAGACTTTTTCTCGTCCTCTGCTTCTTGTCCTTGGTCTGCCTTCTGGGAAATTattcaaagtaaaaaacaatgaaaaacccAAAGATTATTTAGACTTAAAGTGCATCTTAATATAAGCatgaaatgatttttttcaataaacTACACACAGGAAGGCTGAAACGttaagagaaaaggaaaagaaaaataactggAAACATTAGCCAATCTTCTGCAATCATTTGGGACCAAAATAACTTCTACATGTTAATGTTTCTCATAAACATTAACACTCAAGCACTCCCAGTCTCTGAGTGTGCAGAGTGTAATGCTGCATGGCATAAAATTCACAAACACTATAGCTCACAGATCTCTATCAATGCTGTAGCGAGTCACTGACACCCCCATCAGTTTGATCACTAACCTTCAGCTGCATGGCAGGGCGGGTTTTATCcccggaggaggaggaggattgtGATGAGCGTGGAGAGGAGGCTGATTTGGAGTCAGAATCTGATGAGGAACCTGAATCTTGGGCCTCAGTCACAGCCACCCTGTCTTTGTTGGCTGTCTCCTTTCTCTTGTACTTCTCCTTTAGCAGTTTCTCCTTTCTGCTCTTCTCCTCATCcaggtgttttctctctttttctttttcctcttcctgatgttttctctctttttctcgcTCCTCTTTCTGAtgctgtttctcctcctcttcctgtcgtttcctctccttttccttctcgTCTTCCAAGcgtttcttctctctctcctgttcttgtatcttccttctttctctctccttctccttcagtcgcctttcttcctccatctctctgttctCCTGTAGCCTCTTTCTCTCCAATCTTTGCAGTGGAGATTCACTGGAACTGGCCGACCCAGTAGTGGAGTGTGCTGTCTCTCCTGACATATCCGCAGCTGAGGTGGCCTCCACTGCACGGAAAGCCCCCTCTGACTCCATCTTGTGTACGAGTAGAGAAAGGGGCCCTGGCCTGCGCTTCATAGAGGGCTCAGGACTGCTGGAACGAGAGCTTGAGTCAGAGTCTTGCCTCTGCATGGTGGGAGCTGGGAAAGGTGCCACCCTCGGACCACGTGCAGCCTCAGGGGCTTCTCCCTCCTGCTCGTCTGTGTCTGGTGGGCTCTGCTTGGGAGTGTCAGGTAGGGGAAACAGGTCAGGgggtggagagggaggaggagtgggGTGGCGCAGTTGCATTGGGGTGTGGTGTGCCTGTGGTGGTGGGATGTGCTGCGGAGGCTGAAGCTTGCGTTTGGATCTTGCAACTGTTGATGGGGCACTGGGGGGCATCTGCTGTGGCTGGGGAGGTACTCTGTTGCCCTTTCGCACCCCGCCAGGACCAGGCCCCCAATCCTCGTCATCCTCGCTGTCGTCTTCACCCTCGTCGTCTTCATCATTGTCCTCATGGACGTGAGCCCCTGCTGAGACCCCGGCAGATCGGCTAAGGTGAAGGACAGGATGAGCTGATCCTGGTTCACTTGGTGCGGTGCCCTCCTTCTCCTGGGCTCGGGGTACGGCAGGGGGCAGCCCCTGGCGGTCAGGCTGGCCCAGGACTCGCACTGACAGGGAGGCTACGGCGCGGGGTGGAGAGGGGGCTGGTGGCTCCTTATGTCCTTGATGAAAGGTGGCTCGCTGCATCCTAGCTCCTGGAGCCTCAAGGGACTCCTGGGGGTGGAGGGTAGGGCCGGGGCCCATGTCAGGGCCACATGCCATCATCCCATGACCCATCACTgaatctcctcctcctttctcctccaccCTGGTCATTGAGGGCTGGGAGGGTATGGAGTGATGCAGCTGGGCAAAAATAATGGAGTCAATCTGAGAGAAGCCAAGATGACTACATTTGTTCTATACATTCATTAACATGTTTTGAGGCATTAACAAGCAAGGAAAATTAATTTCCATGTGTATGTTGACCATAGGAACGCTGTTCAAACACATTAAGTGtttgaaataattttgtttAATGTAAAAAGCACCACCTAGGATTTTGTGTAGTAAAATATTGAGGGAAATGGAAAATAAGATTTTCACAATATTTGATCAATTTGTAGCAGCTTTGTGTGTCCTGTTCTGTGGGACAAATCCTTAGTTTTCCTCATTTGACTATTCAGTGTGTGGAGATTACTGACCTTGTCAGAGGAAGAGCTGTCATTGTCCTCCGAGTGGTCTTCATCATCCTCCGGCACTGCTGGGCTTTCTGTCAGAGAGGGACACGAGGCAGGGGTTAAAGGTCAGCACCAATGTGAGGATTAATACTCATGACGAACACCCACTGTTCCCAACCAAGGACAGCTTTTGAATGAACAGGCTGAGAAATCAATatctcttaattttttttttttataatccatTATGGGAGCTAAGTGCAATCTGTTAACACATTTGTGAGCATGTTCATACAAAGGTACATGAAATTAGGTGAGTACAGATGTTTGAACAACATAAATTAACAGGACCgctgaaagagagagtgtgtgggagagaaagacacacagagattgTGCATTTCCTTTAAGCTAAAGGACCATTGTTTACGTGGCAGagactgtgtttattgtgtgattgtgcatgtttatgtgatTGTTATACCGTCTGCATCTTCATCTTGCTGGgcctctctctccagtctctggCGAAGGAGCTCCTGCTGTTTGGCCAGGTACTGTTTTATGAAGCTATTCTGGCTCATCTCCTCACCTATCTACAACACAATAGATCACACAAAACAGCCCTTTATTAATACCTCTGCACTGTAAAATTCCCAGAGCCAAAGAGCAGTGACTGTGCATGGTGAAACATAGTCTTTAAAGTATTTCTCCAGTCTAGTATACAGGAGTCGTGCTTTTCTACAGAACTTAAAATGCCTAGACATATGTTGACAAAAGCCAAAGAAACTAACCCATCTTTAAAAAACTCTTCTTACCTGTGAGTTGGGCTGCAGCCCACTGTGAGAGGAGGATGACTTCTGAAGATTTTCCAGCATCAGAGCCTGCaggtaattaattaaatgttaaataatgcaGCATgagaaaaagcaataaaaaagaTGCAAATAAATGCAGGCCAGCTGCTATAATCCTGaatctgttttttaattatattttactgGCCACTTCAGCTTCTGATTCTATTGTAGAACTCAATTTGGTTTGTAATAGTTTAAATTCTGTGGAAGGTGATGACGATAGTGAGCTGGCTGCCTTGCCTCATTTCTACTCACAACTGCAAAAGTACATTTGTAATTTGTCTGGGCACTTAATAAGGTACACATCTAAGTTTTGTTGGACTGGTCAGTTTTGAAATatgtttaaacattaaacatggGCTCACAAATTGTGCTAAATATTTGAAAACAACTACAACAGATAAAGTCACTATTTTAATACCAAATATGCCCACAAAAGCCGCTTCTAGAGGCAATGTGATGGccattttatgaaaaatatgttATGCTTATatgcaaaaaagtttttctgTCACCTTTAGAGATACAATTATCAGCTTTCATATTGTTTTTCTAATTGTTATGAAAAGCTCTAGCAGGTATTTTGCAATGACATTGAAAAATTATGTTCAGAtctatgttttctttgtaatgGCATACTTCATATAAAAAAACGGATAAACATTTTCCATGAAACATAATTTTGACAAAGTCTTGTGTTAActttattaatcagaatcagaacaTCAGCAATTTACACAGATTTAAAGATAACAAAAAATTCCTGATTAAAACATTGCACTGTTTAATGACATATTGTTCAATTTAATTGCCACCAGTGCTGcctcatttacacatttttaaaggctTGGTTCAGTCGTACCCTGGCCCAACGCAGGCAAGGGTTTTTAATGTCTGCAAATCACGACACTAGTCTCCACTCTCCACCTACAGAAACTTGTCAACGGCACTCCATTGTGACTTTATGATTAACTTGTACTCAAAATATTTACCATAAAATATGATATCCAAGTCAAGTTCATATGCATGCATTCCTAGGTTCTGCTGTTGTATTACTATCATTTAAGAAGTGCATTATCCAAAACCATAACCACCACTGAGTTCACTTTTTTCCctgggaatttttttttttggggggggggggggttaaattCAGCAATGTAACAATACACCTGGTGGTGTAGCTAGTGTAGCTATTAAAATGCAAACCATATCAATTACAACATCCCTTATTGGATTCCAGCCTGGAACCTGATGCATGTCATTCccctctctccccatgtttGCTGTTTTCACAAGTCCAGTCCAGTTCCAGTTTCCTCCACCAGAATTTTATTCCTGACAGTGTAGAGATGCTTTTGAAACAGTACTTATGCATTAATTTGGGGAAATAAAATTTACAAACACTATAAGAGAACAGTTAACGgagtaaataaaatgaaaaaaaaaaaaatatatatatatatatatatatatatatatatatatatatatatatatatatatatatatatagtgtttaGGCTTTCTTTTAGGTGTCTGGTAACATTTATCTGGGTCTGGGACTCATGacttcagtatttctaaaatcctggctacggccCTGAAATCCATGGTTGTTTACGGGCTGAATGTCTTGTGCAAAGCAATAGTGGTgctaaaaaataacttaaaaacaaaactgaataaattacTCGTTGGCAAACCTCGTAAAATTGTGTTTACATCATGATGCGCGCCCCCGTAACCCCAATACACTCACATCGAGCGCGGGCACGGTCATGTAACGTTACTGTACACTAAGTGCGGCTGCTTACTCTCAGCTTAGGCCTCGACTTGACAGGTGCACAGTTCAACTGTGTGCAACACGGTGCACTACGAGTAGTTACGAATTAAGTCCAAACTCGGTCGGTAGACAGTTTCGTTGTACTGTCAGTTACAagtaacagaaaacaaaaactgttgttTATGTGTAATAACGTGTTCCAGACGATTTATGTATTCCCGCTTCCGAGCCCACACACCGTTACGGCCTCTAATGTTAACCCCCACCGTCTCTCGTCTCCTGCTGAACTTAGCCAGACTCGACAGCGTCCATAACATGAGCGAAAACTTACCCCTTTCAGTCGCTTAatgagtgtgtttttctgcccGCTCTTTGAGAGGTTTCTTTGCTCCAGAGCGGCTTTTAAATCCGCGACTCGAAGCGATTGTAGAGGTTTCCCATCAAGCGTAATATCTTCATCCGCCATTTTGCTCCCTCCGCTTGTCTAAACTCCAACAAGCGTCGCTACGGCTGCTGCTCGGCGTCAAAGCTCGGCAGTTTCCGGAAAGGTTCGGTCTGTCCGAatcacataacagtagtggcggttgtaaaaacaattattgGGGCAATTTAAGTCCCTAGCCACACAAttttaagatttatttattttaaactttaagataaataaagttttattcgGACTTCGACTAGTCTACGGAAATGTACGGTCTCTGGAGTAGAAAATGCACCAATTACTTTTGGTATGGCAAATAGAGATATCTTGCagatacaataaatacattttttgacagaCTATTACTGTAATCAAATAATccaaacacatttgtttaattgCAAAAGATGTATTTGTGCATTCTGAACAGGAATACAAGACAGACATCAAATGTAGTGTTAAAAGTAAAGAGGTTTAGGTCTGCTTACTGTAGGAGAAAAGTCAAAGATGAACTTCTATACCTCAGCCAATACGGATAACAGACTCAAATGAGTTCCcatagtgtaaaaaaaacaaacttcttgtacaaaagcaaataagccaTATATTTGAACTGTAACTTAACCGTAGTTTTCCtaagaaacaaacatttctgttcCTTGTAAATTACCTAGTAAAATCACTCCTGGTGAAGGATGTGCATATATAAAATGTAAGCAAATTAAAGCCATGCAAACTGGAACGCAACGAACATAAAACTGACCATAATAAATACAGAGCTAAAGGTTACTTGCCAATCATGTTCTCTTCATACGCACAGTATAGAGCCCGTTTTGGCAGGTAGGTATTATTAAGTAATACGTCAAACCTCCACAAGGTGGAActgcagcagagaaaatgtaaaagcaggaagCTATTCCTCAAAGGATTTGAACTGAGCCACACAACTGAGAAAATGATTATGCAATGCCCTGATGATACTGATTTggatctgaaaaataaaacttgcaTATTAGGTTAAGCAATATAACTAATCATAGAGAAGATAGATCCTAACACTTTTTAAGTATTATAATCAAACTTTGTAGAGCACCCCGAAGATGAAGCTGGAGATGTGTTTACACAGTAAAGATATGTAGTGTAAATGTGACAAGCATCATGTTTGTTCAACTTCCAGTCTACTATATGTCCACCACAGCTTCATACTGAACATGTTTCTGAGCCGTTTGTGTGCAGACCAACATATAACATCTGATGACTGGCATAAATGAAAGTACAGACAGTAATAAAAATGGTCCGAGATGGAAAACAGGTAAGTCTTTTGTTGGATATATGCAAAATTCTCCCATTTCAATCACAAAGTGGGCTTTGCTTCATTTCACAGTTTCTATTAGGGCTGGATAATATGGGTCAAGATCAATATCACAATAGTAATTttcaaatatcaatataaagATCTTGATATAGCAAGTGTAAAAGCttgtaaaataatcaaactgatgtTCAGTACAgtgaactgtgttccactgcaatgctttacattaataattaattatatatatattttccataCACCCTCACAGCAAAGTTGCTGACTTGAAACTATCAAAGCAGATGTGAGTAAGCACTGTTGACAGGGGTGAGAATCTTGTGGGAAATTAAgatgaaaagcaaagaaagtCAAAGAAACGTAAGCATGCAGATCATAAGACATGTGGAGACAGGTGAACTTGGTCAACAGGTTTCTTATGCATTCGCATGATACCATGTGACTGTGGGAAAGAACAGGATTAGGCAATTTCTCATCATTCACTCAGTCGCTGCATGGATTCTCTGttattatctctctctgtcagacagGACTTTAATTATTCTTCATGAGGTGTGAACGATTGCATGAACGCAAACCAAACATGTATTGAGATGTTGTTGCAATCCTCACTGAGTGGATTACACGCTGCACCACAGTTAATCTTTGCTTTCTAGTGGAAATGggtacaacacaaacacaacatactTGCACAGATTAAGAATGGAAGACAGGCAAACTTCCTACTCCACACCCTATTCCATTTCTCCCATATTAAGCCCAAAACACTCGATATGCTGCTTCAACAGCTTCAGAATGATAATCACAAAAGGCCTTTCAGGTATCACAGTACAAAGTAGGCCAGAACCAGGATGTAAGGCCTCCTTCTGTGCTATTTTTGGAATAGGGGGGATGGCTAAATAAatagaggaaggaaggaaaaatagCTATCAtgtgagggaaagaaaacatAACAAAGCAAAGCTCCCAAGACAAGCAGTCTGCACAGACACTCAAAGTCACTGCAGGGCTTCAAATATTCAATAAGTTAACACTCAAAAAGACAAGTGTGCCTGGCATCAAAGCACAGAGGTCAGCATATAAACAAAGGCAAACCAACACACACTTGGAGGACAGAACCAACACAGTCAAAACCCAGCTTAGTAACAGCTGCAGCGAGGCTAAACACTTGTTCCAGGATTCAACCTCGCTTGCTTCAATCCCATTCAAACGAAAGGTAATGACAGAGTCTAACAACAAATAAGGCAtttcaaagagagaaaatgtatgtgtagTGTAAACTAAGTTTTTACGCAAGTGATAGGAAATATCATGAAGATATTTCTGCCAGACGCTGGAGCAGAGTGGAGAAGCCAGCTGCTTGCTGGGAGAGCTCAGCGACACGGTCCACCATCTCCTGGGTGGCGGATACTGACGGGTAGTTTTGTGCAGCGCCCTTTGTTGCCACGACAACTGACTTCAAGGCCTGGCAGAGCCGTCCCCCTGAGGTTGTGATCTGAAgtagagaaaagaaataaaaacacaattgcTACACAGCTTTGATAAAtgtaacacacataaataatgtCATGAAAAGACAATGTGCAGAGGGTTTTCTCTACATACCTTGGCCCGGAGGTCGGCAGAGGTGAGAAGACGGGAGAGCGTGTCCCCAATAAACACCAGCTTGTGTGCCGTCACAATGAGACTCTTTCCTCTGGCGACAAAGATGCGGGGCGGTTGGTTCCCCTGCACGCTGCTGAAGAGCACATCGATGGCGTCTGCCAGGCAGGAGAGGTGAGCGAGGCTCTGAGAGGAGTAAAAGGACAGCAGCTCTGAGTCCTCCAGGGAGAGGGATCCCGGAAGAGCAGGGGATGGGGTCAACTGTTCAAAGAAAGTAGTGGAATTAGTATTTGTAAGTAAAGTCATGATACAGAGTCAAATATGCCACAAGCACTAAATGTATCATTATCTTTCGGAGATGACAAATCTGAGAAATTGGATGGTTAATTGGTTTTGTGACAAGTTTTCCAATTTGAATCTCTGTAACAGCTGGGAAAATCTAAACAGGGAAAATAAACGAGAAATGTTGTCAggtaaatacacaaacaaattcaTGCTTTAAGCCATTTGCTGTGCTGCACACATACTTTACATTAGttaattacattgcatttaaatTACTCTTTAGTAGAACTGCAATGATGagtaaattaattgattgttttagtcattttttaaaagaaaaaatgccaaaaatct
This sequence is a window from Siniperca chuatsi isolate FFG_IHB_CAS linkage group LG22, ASM2008510v1, whole genome shotgun sequence. Protein-coding genes within it:
- the acin1b gene encoding apoptotic chromatin condensation inducer 1b isoform X3; the encoded protein is MADEDITLDGKPLQSLRVADLKAALEQRNLSKSGQKNTLIKRLKGALMLENLQKSSSSHSGLQPNSQIGEEMSQNSFIKQYLAKQQELLRQRLEREAQQDEDADESPAVPEDDEDHSEDNDSSSSDKLHHSIPSQPSMTRVEEKGGGDSVMGHGMMACGPDMGPGPTLHPQESLEAPGARMQRATFHQGHKEPPAPSPPRAVASLSVRVLGQPDRQGLPPAVPRAQEKEGTAPSEPGSAHPVLHLSRSAGVSAGAHVHEDNDEDDEGEDDSEDDEDWGPGPGGVRKGNRVPPQPQQMPPSAPSTVARSKRKLQPPQHIPPPQAHHTPMQLRHPTPPPSPPPDLFPLPDTPKQSPPDTDEQEGEAPEAARGPRVAPFPAPTMQRQDSDSSSRSSSPEPSMKRRPGPLSLLVHKMESEGAFRAVEATSAADMSGETAHSTTGSASSSESPLQRLERKRLQENREMEEERRLKEKERERRKIQEQEREKKRLEDEKEKERKRQEEEEKQHQKEEREKERKHQEEEKEKERKHLDEEKSRKEKLLKEKYKRKETANKDRVAVTEAQDSGSSSDSDSKSASSPRSSQSSSSSGDKTRPAMQLKKADQGQEAEDEKKSNLSKGAEKRYLSKREVSEPSAAAVTEVEPDSESSMAQQPPSGAEPENSKGRLEESTTPKAFAARKISLTSSKTSPATTDGGAGEPETGTAAGRKRRWGSSTSVTTKKPSISITTDSLKSLIPDIKVNQEAVVELHPEELQLSGDEESPDTGHGDQDKGLKIRRTVTQVVPGDSQENGQTNEEEEVEKTEKEKQRRTSRDKRKNSVSEEATETQTFVKLDGEAKKVTPSDSLVRRSISQQKSGVSVTIDDPVRTTRQPSPPHGKVSNIIHVTNLVRPFTLGQLKELLNRTGSVVEEGFWIDKIKSHCFVTYATTEEAATTRAALHGVKWPPSNPKVLSVDFCEQNELDFHKGVLKPEKEEDHVAQPGGPQNRLPPLMPERDRDRERDRDRDRERDRDRERDRGVGGERDLWAEREREMERRERARGEREWDRDKVREFARPGEDGQRSRSRDRERRRRERAKSKERKTDKKEKGDEPPAKLLDDLFLKTKAAPCIYWLPLTEEQATQRLLDRTERQKERERRRKEQQEEEEKKREEERKERLKGREKDGSVTASSGAAGRAPDGDRERGRDREGDKKRDSSHRPRRPSAGAGSGRRSRSRSNPRDRRR
- the acin1b gene encoding apoptotic chromatin condensation inducer 1b isoform X2 encodes the protein MADEDITLDGKPLQSLRVADLKAALEQRNLSKSGQKNTLIKRLKGALMLENLQKSSSSHSGLQPNSQIGEEMSQNSFIKQYLAKQQELLRQRLEREAQQDEDADESPAVPEDDEDHSEDNDSSSSDKIDSIIFAQLHHSIPSQPSMTRVEEKGGGDSVMGHGMMACGPDMGPGPTLHPQESLEAPGARMQRATFHQGHKEPPAPSPPRAVASLSVRVLGQPDRQGLPPAVPRAQEKEGTAPSEPGSAHPVLHLSRSAGVSAGAHVHEDNDEDDEGEDDSEDDEDWGPGPGGVRKGNRVPPQPQQMPPSAPSTVARSKRKLQPPQHIPPPQAHHTPMQLRHPTPPPSPPPDLFPLPDTPKQSPPDTDEQEGEAPEAARGPRVAPFPAPTMQRQDSDSSSRSSSPEPSMKRRPGPLSLLVHKMESEGAFRAVEATSAADMSGETAHSTTGSASSSESPLQRLERKRLQENREMEEERRLKEKERERRKIQEQEREKKRLEDEKEKERKRQEEEEKQHQKEEREKERKHQEEEKEKERKHLDEEKSRKEKLLKEKYKRKETANKDRVAVTEAQDSGSSSDSDSKSASSPRSSQSSSSSGDKTRPAMQLKADQGQEAEDEKKSNLSKGAEKRYLSKREVSEPSAAAVTEVEPDSESSMAQQPPSGAEPENSKGRLEESTTPKAFAARKISLTSSKTSPATTDGGAGEPETGTAAGRKRRWGSSTSVTTKKPSISITTDSLKSLIPDIKVNQEAVVELHPEELQLSGDEESPDTGHGDQDKGLKIRRTVTQVVPGDSQENGQTNEEEEVEKTEKEKQRRTSRDKRKNSVSEEATETQTFVKLDGEAKKVTPSDSLVRRSISQQKSGVSVTIDDPVRTTRQPSPPHGKVSNIIHVTNLVRPFTLGQLKELLNRTGSVVEEGFWIDKIKSHCFVTYATTEEAATTRAALHGVKWPPSNPKVLSVDFCEQNELDFHKGVLKPEKEEDHVAQPGGPQNRLPPLMPERDRDRERDRDRDRERDRDRERDRGVGGERDLWAEREREMERRERARGEREWDRDKVREFARPGEDGQRSRSRDRERRRRERAKSKERKTDKKEKGDEPPAKLLDDLFLKTKAAPCIYWLPLTEEQATQRLLDRTERQKERERRRKEQQEEEEKKREEERKERLKGREKDGSVTASSGAAGRAPDGDRERGRDREGDKKRDSSHRPRRPSAGAGSGRRSRSRSNPRDRRR